In Coleofasciculus chthonoplastes PCC 7420, a single genomic region encodes these proteins:
- a CDS encoding glycosyltransferase family 2 protein has protein sequence MSLVSIITPLYNKTAYILDTIQSVLSQTYTTWEMLIVDNGSTDGSLEKAKQISDPRIHILQSPKQGSGAARNYGLLKAQGEWIQFLDADDLLEPDHLKQQLAVARQNHAIDIIACSWQEFNDENPTQRIIKQPSGIGQSIQVLRDSAIAFAPWAVHAALIRHSVLTEDYFWVEELDAFVSEDTAFWFCLLTKCLVAFSNNCGVIYRKQTSFCRNDYFDPPRWLEGMKAVTSYNVDFLKSHGDKPSARQCEMLMRCFLSTANIAHSQRDFTTERKAFALANQWFKECEKLGGVNTLPLRLRKIFGFCLIQYCLGIRYRLGNSAKALINKIIIYA, from the coding sequence ATGTCACTTGTCTCCATAATCACACCACTTTATAACAAAACTGCTTATATCCTTGACACTATTCAATCGGTACTTTCCCAAACTTATACAACTTGGGAAATGCTAATCGTGGATAATGGATCAACAGATGGCAGTTTGGAAAAAGCTAAGCAAATTTCAGATCCACGGATTCATATTTTGCAGTCACCAAAGCAAGGATCTGGGGCAGCACGTAACTATGGATTGTTGAAGGCTCAAGGAGAATGGATTCAGTTTTTAGATGCTGACGATTTACTAGAACCTGATCATCTAAAACAACAACTAGCTGTGGCTCGACAAAATCATGCTATTGACATTATTGCTTGCTCTTGGCAAGAATTTAATGATGAAAATCCTACTCAGAGAATAATTAAGCAACCATCAGGGATAGGACAGTCGATTCAAGTGTTACGAGATAGCGCAATTGCTTTTGCACCTTGGGCTGTTCATGCCGCTCTGATTAGGCATTCTGTTTTAACTGAAGATTATTTTTGGGTTGAAGAACTTGATGCATTTGTGAGCGAAGATACTGCATTCTGGTTTTGTTTATTAACCAAGTGTTTGGTTGCTTTCTCAAATAATTGTGGTGTTATTTACCGTAAACAAACATCTTTTTGTCGTAACGATTACTTCGATCCACCGAGATGGTTGGAGGGAATGAAAGCAGTCACTTCCTATAATGTTGATTTTCTGAAGTCTCATGGAGATAAGCCATCTGCTAGACAGTGTGAAATGCTGATGCGTTGCTTCCTTTCAACGGCTAATATCGCTCATAGTCAAAGAGACTTCACAACCGAACGTAAAGCGTTTGCCTTGGCAAATCAATGGTTCAAAGAGTGCGAAAAGCTTGGGGGGGTTAATACTCTACCGTTGCGTCTACGAAAAATTTTTGGTTTTTGTCTGATTCAGTATTGTCTAGGTATTCGTTATCGTCTTGGAAATAGCGCTAAAGCCCTGATCAATAAAATAATAATTTATGCCTAA
- a CDS encoding glycosyltransferase, giving the protein MLHRYKQYPSPAFNMISLVSTVLNDRKGVSIFLKEMEMQSHHPDEIVIVDGGSIDGTWEFLVSYAANGLLPLKYYLEVGCNVARGRNIAIEKSNFNSDIIVSTDIGCQWESKWLEELIAPLELDRTVDYVVGSWAVKPEYIQTAWAKTEFILRGRHIFQATPDAQGTSRSIAYRKAVWQAVGGYPEDLTLAADDNVFILLLQKYGYKAAAAPIVRCYWHRFDYLKQYLKEEKRNFYGLGEAFLARKNFVVVGGRLLTEFLCILGSFLILADSPWLYYGLTTLLIFACSIIHRIFRFLPKATSLADLDVKFPLIRLLIFEYLAKIVGISSYILGLLHGIKHCRNCRVRIYQNPKAHGTELSTTITPTPKSL; this is encoded by the coding sequence ATGCTGCATCGTTATAAACAATATCCTAGTCCAGCGTTTAATATGATTAGTCTAGTTTCTACTGTACTCAATGATCGAAAAGGGGTTTCTATATTTTTAAAAGAAATGGAAATGCAGAGTCATCATCCTGACGAAATAGTGATAGTTGATGGTGGTTCAATTGATGGAACTTGGGAGTTCTTAGTCTCATACGCAGCAAATGGGCTACTTCCTTTGAAATATTATTTAGAAGTTGGCTGTAACGTTGCGCGTGGACGTAATATAGCTATTGAAAAATCTAATTTCAATTCTGATATTATTGTTTCAACAGATATCGGCTGTCAATGGGAATCGAAATGGTTAGAGGAATTAATTGCTCCGCTTGAGCTTGACAGAACAGTGGATTATGTTGTTGGGAGCTGGGCAGTTAAACCTGAATATATTCAGACTGCTTGGGCAAAAACTGAATTCATTTTGCGTGGTAGACATATTTTTCAAGCCACTCCTGATGCTCAAGGAACTTCACGATCGATTGCTTACCGGAAGGCAGTGTGGCAGGCTGTTGGAGGATATCCAGAAGACCTAACTCTTGCGGCTGACGATAATGTATTCATTTTACTGTTGCAAAAGTATGGATATAAAGCTGCGGCTGCACCGATTGTGCGTTGCTACTGGCATCGATTTGACTATCTTAAACAATATCTAAAAGAGGAAAAACGAAATTTTTATGGCTTGGGTGAAGCATTCCTGGCTAGAAAAAATTTTGTTGTTGTGGGCGGACGCTTGCTCACTGAATTTTTATGTATCCTGGGAAGCTTTCTTATTTTGGCTGATTCTCCATGGTTATATTATGGATTAACAACACTGTTAATCTTTGCCTGTTCTATAATTCATCGGATATTTCGCTTTCTTCCTAAAGCTACGAGTCTTGCTGATCTGGATGTAAAGTTTCCTCTAATCAGGCTTTTAATTTTTGAGTATCTTGCAAAAATTGTGGGAATCAGTAGCTATATTCTAGGTCTCCTACATGGAATAAAACACTGCCGCAATTGTAGAGTACGTATTTATCAAAACCCTAAAGCACATGGAACTGAACTAAGCACGACTATAACACCAACACCAAAATCTTTATAA
- a CDS encoding sulfotransferase family 2 domain-containing protein, translated as MAVQISHHYKCIFVHVPKAGGTSIETSSLFDDQRNISGDYVGGHLTASEYRERFPDEFERYFKFSFVRNPFDRLVSAFFYLNNLRGTNKYDRKIYNDYLLKYKRDFNKFCLNLLECNDVNKLTHFKPQAEFLCDSQGNILVDFIGKVENFKNDLSVVKRKVNYFGFIGHKLKSKHKYYAHYYNDKTIEIVNKVYWQDLKVFGYTFENSTWNQISYLFRDTLILSQYFNLEKIKFKLNKLSKLK; from the coding sequence ATGGCTGTACAAATTTCTCATCATTACAAATGTATATTTGTTCATGTACCTAAAGCAGGTGGCACTAGCATTGAAACTAGTTCTTTATTTGACGATCAGCGAAATATAAGTGGAGACTACGTAGGAGGTCATTTAACTGCAAGTGAATACAGAGAAAGGTTTCCCGATGAATTTGAAAGGTACTTCAAATTCTCTTTTGTTAGGAATCCTTTTGATAGACTTGTATCAGCTTTTTTTTACTTAAACAATTTAAGGGGTACGAATAAATATGATAGAAAAATTTATAATGATTATCTCCTAAAATATAAGAGAGATTTTAATAAATTTTGCCTTAACTTGCTTGAATGCAATGATGTGAATAAGCTTACACATTTTAAGCCACAAGCAGAATTTTTATGTGACAGTCAAGGAAATATTCTTGTTGATTTTATCGGCAAAGTAGAGAATTTTAAAAATGATTTAAGTGTAGTTAAAAGAAAAGTAAATTACTTTGGTTTTATTGGTCACAAATTAAAAAGCAAACACAAATACTATGCCCATTACTATAATGACAAAACTATAGAAATTGTTAACAAAGTTTACTGGCAAGATTTAAAAGTTTTTGGTTATACATTTGAGAATTCGACTTGGAATCAGATTAGTTATTTATTTCGCGATACTTTAATTCTGAGCCAATATTTTAATTTAGAAAAAATTAAATTTAAATTAAATAAATTATCAAAACTTAAGTAA
- a CDS encoding sulfotransferase family 2 domain-containing protein: MKKIEQSEKAQQVVIFIHIPKSGGVTLQRILEKQYTSDTIFTIQSKMFHESIERFKYLPESQHRAIRLLKGHMFFGLHEFLPIPCRYITILRNPVDRIISHYYYVLQNPTHYLYQDVVSQKMNLGDYVCSGLSPELDNCQTRLLSGVQESIGVGQCSFELLEKAKTNLKSHFAVVGLLERFNETMILFKKVFGWKMPFYIQRNKTKKAFSYQNISQKILNSIIKTNQLDIELYKYGEALFEKSILKQDKYFKAEVLAFSVLNKIYQTYRSFLCFR; the protein is encoded by the coding sequence TATTCATATTCCAAAATCTGGAGGAGTAACACTCCAGAGAATACTAGAAAAGCAATATACATCTGACACTATTTTTACAATTCAATCAAAAATGTTTCATGAATCTATAGAACGGTTCAAATATCTACCTGAATCCCAACATCGAGCAATAAGGCTTCTCAAAGGACACATGTTTTTTGGATTACATGAATTTTTACCTATACCTTGCAGGTATATTACAATACTCCGGAATCCAGTTGATCGAATTATTTCTCACTATTACTATGTTCTTCAAAATCCCACTCATTATCTTTATCAAGATGTTGTATCTCAGAAGATGAATTTAGGAGACTATGTTTGTAGTGGTCTATCTCCAGAGTTGGACAATTGTCAGACTAGACTATTATCTGGTGTACAAGAATCAATTGGAGTAGGTCAATGTTCTTTTGAACTTTTGGAAAAAGCCAAGACGAATTTAAAATCCCATTTTGCCGTTGTTGGTCTATTAGAAAGATTTAATGAAACCATGATTTTATTTAAAAAAGTTTTTGGTTGGAAAATGCCTTTTTACATACAACGAAACAAAACAAAAAAAGCATTTAGTTATCAAAATATTTCCCAAAAAATATTAAATTCAATTATCAAAACTAATCAATTAGATATTGAACTGTATAAGTATGGAGAAGCCTTGTTTGAAAAATCAATACTTAAACAAGATAAATATTTCAAAGCTGAGGTATTAGCTTTTAGCGTTCTTAATAAAATTTATCAAACTTATAGAAGTTTTTTGTGTTTCAGATAA